One Grus americana isolate bGruAme1 chromosome Z, bGruAme1.mat, whole genome shotgun sequence DNA window includes the following coding sequences:
- the LOC129199560 gene encoding cryptic protein-like, whose translation MQQPSVRGFGPLPPAQAFPEDLTGVSSCKKMYWANHVRILFTVILIWQAVHSGKGREKEEREGDVESFNATAQKQQPKNEDTIINFLNYLNQSYEDGRQQHSRVLVPFTGITESKKLNKQCCQNGGTCILGSFCACLKHFTGRYCEHDERKSNCGSIAHGTWVLKGCRLCRCGYGNLNCLSEIMHGNCDLKSGKEENTTVSSNGLRLQQTNFVLACLLLFLLKFYCWQS comes from the exons ATGCAACAGCCTTCAGTGAGGGGCTTTGgacctcttcctcctgctcaaGCTTTCCCGGAGGATCTCACGGGTGTTTCAAGCTGCAAGAAAATGTACTGGGCAAATCACGTTAG aattcttTTCACTGTCATTCTGATCTGGCAGGCTGTTCATTCAGGAAAAG GCCGTGAAAAAGAAGAACGAGAAGGAGATGTGGAAAGTTTCAATGCCAcagcacaaaagcagcagccaaagaaCGAAGACACTATTATAAATTTTCTCAATTACCTGAATCAGAGTTACGAAGACGGAAGGCAACAGCATTCCAGGGTATTGGTACCTTTCACTGGGATTACAGAGA GTAAAAAACTGAACAAACAGTGCTGCCAAAACGGAGGGACCTGTATCCTCGGGTCTTTCTGTGCCTGCCTAAAGCATTTCACTGGCAGATACTGTGAACATGATGAGCGGAAGAG CAACTGCGGCAGCATTGCCCACGGTACCTGGGTGCTGAAGGGCTGTCGGCTGTGTCGGTGTGGCTATGGTAATCTGAACTGTCTCTCAGAAATAATGCACGGTAACTGTG acctgaaatcaggaaaggaggaaaataccACAGTATCTTCTAATGGGCTAAGATTACAGCAAACAAATTTTGTACTCGCTTGcctgcttctcttcctcctgaagTTCTACTGCTGGCAGTCGTGA